Sequence from the Arvicola amphibius chromosome 3, mArvAmp1.2, whole genome shotgun sequence genome:
agaaaattgtaactagcctctgagtgttttgaggagatccagccagaatgttgtcaaaaatgtgcaccattcgaaaatgtcctgtgcagttggtaccaaaaaacgggtctaattttagcgctattaaaacatgacatcatagtaaccaTGTGGAGTTGATGTTTtgggggccccatcttcatccagGAAACTTCAAAAatcactgaaggaaaatttgttgtttgttacagaaaaggtaaacattatctacaaagacatatacagacattatatatatatatatgtgtgtgtgtgtatatatatgtgtgtgtgtatatatttatatatgtgtaaatatatataaaaataaatatatacacacacatatatattcaatgaaaggtgtattaaagacaaacacagatatgaggaaaggcaaagaaagcttatcaagtatattattattattattattattattattattattattattattttgtcccATAGCATGGCTcatgacctgagacagaaactctgagatatctcttatcaacaggcttggaattgaagagggaatGGGctagagtccaactccaaaaccagctctacgtatttataaagaaatgtacattgagacacattaaaaactttttttcataCTCACGAAACCtatttagtgttattgctgatccttagtgggtagtaactagtttccatccatcagtatttattcagggttttcctgtggagaaccctgcccccaagctatgtttttcttaccatcagtatgatcatcatccttgtgtatgaattgttatttttcctttccaaggggcttctcctcttcaaactgaacctttattaattttggtatccacaatttttcttctcctgtggagacaagagcaaaaccccttccccaacacagcacatctcctggcttccatgcgAGGTCAgaacatccttgaaataaactggttgatttaattcagcagacttttccattatccaatgtctttctgcagccgttgtccccttctcattagcgctgagaaaattcaaggttaataaagcactatgtaacctatttctaggggtattttccacccatttctgtttgtttaacatatcctttatagttctatttgatctttctatgactgcttgacctgtaggattgtatggtatgtCTGTAACATgattaatattgtaataagcaaaaaaaaaacatttcattttcctagagacataagctggaccattatccatctttatttgtgcaggtacacccatgatggccataacttcgaataaatgagtgattactgaatcagctttttctgaacttaaagcagttgcccattggaaacctgaataagtgtcaatggtatggtgtacatattttaatttgccaaaatctgcaaagtggaacacatccatctgccagatttcattcctttttgtgccctttggattagcccctgcaggcagtggtgtttagttatagaaagagcaagtagggcatttctttacaatctccttagcttgttgccatgtaatagaaaactctttcttcaagcctttgctatcgacatgatgttttttatgaaattcagaagcctgcagcacactaccaatcaataattaatatctgcattactttgtgctagaggacctggcagactcgaatgggatcggatgtgtgttatatacatagggcaaagcctgttcctgattatgtcttgtacctggataaacaatgaggttagttctgtatcatcaggtataaattcagcagtttcaatatataagataactctttcttcatattgtgagtcagtaactatattaagaggttctttaaaatcccttagcaccataagaatggcatataattctgccttctggacagaatcataaggactttgttccaccttactcaagtctgctgatttgtaacctgccttccctgatttattagcatcagtataaaatgtacgggctccaggTATTGGAGCGTCACGgatgattcaaggaagaatccaaggagttctctttataaaattaagcctcttgctttttggatagttgttattaatttctcccaaaaagttagcaAAGCTCTTTACCATGgtttattgtcttcccataatttttttatctcatcagcagtgaaaggcactataatttctgctgggtccatgcctgctagttgatgaagtctcaatttgccttttataattaattcagaaactttttccacataagtttttattttcttacttggtttatgtggtagaaagatccattctaagataatatcatctctttgcattaaaattcctgtaggagaaattttggaaggcaatatgacgagaatacaactgagttctggattcaccctatccacatgtgcctcctgtaatttttcttcaaccattgtcaattctttttcagttctgcttcagctgttaattctctgggactgtttaagtctttttcaccatccaaggctttatttaaatgaattatcatatcaggtgttatcccaacagatggtcgaaggctggaaatgtctcctagcaacctttgaaagtcattaagagtccgtagtcgatctctcctaatttgtgccttttgtgtcttaattttttgcaaacctattttataacctagataatcaacagaatctcctctctgaattttttcaggagcaatctgcaatccccatttcggtaaaactatttttacttcttcaaacagtctttctaaggtatccatgtttgaatcagataacagaatgtcatccatgtattgaaaaattatagacttgggaaattgcttgcgtattatttgcaatggttgatttacaaagtattggcacaggatgggagagttcaacatgtcCTATGGGAGGACGGTctactggtatctcctggtaggttgagagttattataagtaggcactgtgaaggcaaacttttctctatctttttcttgtaaaggtatagtgaagaaacagtcctttaaatcaataactatgagaggccatccttttggtaataaagaggacagaggaattccagattgcagagagcccataggttgaataaccttgtcgatagccctgagatctgtcaccattctacacttaccagatttttttcttaaccacaaatacaggagaattccaagggttggaagattcttctatatgttgagcatccaattgctcttgtaccagctgttctaaagcctgcaacttttcttcagctaaaggccattgctttgtccatattggtttctcagtcaaccattttagaggcagggctgttggtatctctgaaggggcatcaattgctttgtgttcttgtacagtccgaatggctggttttcgctgtctgtaatatcttttaatattttcctcagaaatataggctctagatgtagcaggaatgttaatttgagtattccattgctgcaataggttacagccccataaattcactgcaatattggctacatatggccttaattttcctatttgtccttctgtccctatgcatttaacccatctcgtgctctgccttactcgtgttagggttccaattcccaggagcTGAACATTTACGGCCTGTAGAGGCCAaaacagatgccaagattctgggtaatgatacttacatctgcacctgtgtccagcaggccagtaatgaaaaggCCACTTACACTCCATTACCTATCCTGTTTcatgctctttttctcttccataaaacaaagcaaaaaatcccaagaatgaaaagcaagaaacacatacacattaaaaaaagaaagaaagaaaaaagaaacagaggggctggagagatggctcagtggttaagagaactggctgttcttccagaggtcctgagttcaattcccagcaaccacaaggtggctcacaatcatctctaatgagatctggcgtcctcctctggcatgtgggcatacatggaggcagaatgttgtatacataataaataaataatatccacaaaaccaaaaataacagcaagcaaaagaccaataagaaaaagaaaatgtgaaaacacAGAACACTGAAACAAACAGCCCACATGACTACTACCCAGGTCACTTGTGCTGGCCACCTGCTCCTGGGCATGGGACCTGCCCTGAAGTGCAGCTGACAGACCCAGGACCCAGTGAGAGTCCATTCAAGAAAAGTCACGTCCCCTTTGCCAGCAGGAAATCTACTGCGGGTAGTTTCTTCCTTAGGGAGCTTATTGGTTAGGAGAGGAAGCTTGTGTCTTTCCCCTTCTGCCCCTATGCAAGTCTCGGGCTTGCTCCACAGTCTGAGCTCACGTGAGCatctgtcctattgtgtctgAAAGGCATGGTTTCCTTGGAGACATCTgtaccctctggctcttataataaTTCCACCTCCTCTCAGACAACTCTAGGCTGTGTCGAGCTGACTGACTAGGAAGGTCGCTTTTCCTTTGCTGGGATAAAATGTCATGacagaagcagcttaagggacacagggtttatttcagctcagacTTTTATAGTTTGAGGTCATAGCTTATCAGGGTGGTGACCTTGCAGATATTAcagccacagtcaagaagcagaaagggatAAATACACACTGGCTGCTTCTCCGCTAACCTTTTTGCATGCAGTTCAGGACCCAGCTCAAGGAATGGGTACCACATACAGCAGGCAGGGTGCCCACGGCAACTCACCTGATCGAGATCCTCTCCTGCAGACATGATCCCCTGCTGATTCTagatggtgtcaagttgacaattaacacaaaatatcccaAGGACTTTTTCTTGGggtggtggaggtcagaggtcagcttcccTGAAGCCCTTAAGAGGGCATCTCTCAGAACAAAGCCCAAAGTGGGTAATCTTTAACACCATACTTGGAATACCAAGGGGGAAGAAGTGAGACTGGCCTAAAGGATGAGGGACATCCCTGTTAACCCCTCACATTCTGTCCAGACTGTGATGGGTTCTGTCCTCGGCCTGGCATTGAGCTGATGGCTGGGCTGGAGGTTATGATTGATACCCTTGTTCTTGCTCTGGACTGCAGAGAGATTGTTCACCCCATACCCACTCCATCCAGAGAATTATTTGCTGTCCCTGAGGATTTAGCCAAAGATCCTGAAAAGCCTTGGTTGCATATCTAACCACCACCCCATACCTGTGTAGGCTGTATCCTCTAGGTTGTCGTGACGGTGACCTAACCATCTCAAGACTAACATGATATTTTATTGGATGAAACACAACTTAACTCCTCCTATACAAGGGGCTATTTTTAGCTCCTGAGGGCTGGCCTTCTAGAAGGACAGATTCTGTCTACAAGCCAGATTAGACCTAGAATTTGAGAGTCTGAATCCATGTCCCTCAAACCAGGCAGTAAACTCTACTCCACGATGTTCTGGGGAACCTGGCCCTCAGGGATCTGGACTGGGTTCTTCCCCATTGCTGAGCTCCTTCAAGTTTGTGTCGGAGAACCCACTTGCTTCTGATTTTAGCGGTATGGTATTGAGAAAGGTATTCTTTGCCACTTCATCAACCGCGTTTCTGGGTTCCTTCAAGTCTGTGTGTGAGAACCctcttgcttttgattttagtggCGTGGCGGTGAGAAAGGTATTCTTTGCCACTTCATCAACCGCGTTTCTGGGTTCCTTCAAGTCTATGTGGGAGAACCCGCTTGCTTTTGATTTGAGTGGCGTGGCGGTGAGAAAGGTATTCTTTGCCACTTCATCAACCGCGTTTCTGGGTTCCTTCAAGTCTGTGTGGGAGAACCCTCTTGCTTCTGATTTTAGTGGCATGGCGCTGAGAAAGGTATTCTTTGCCACTTTATCAACCACATTGCTAGGTTCCTTCAAGTATGTGTAGGAGAACCAGCTTGCTTCTGGTTTTAGCGGCACGGCATTGAGAAAGGTATTTTTTTCCACTTCGTCAACAGCAATGTAAGACATTGACTCTTCAGAGAGCATCATTGCAGTGACCTCCTGGCTTTTCCTCTTGGAGTCAATAGACTCTCTTTGGGTGCTGAAAAAAAACACGGGACATACTCAATCCTCACCTCTTATGGGAGAGATGGGCTTTCCCATTCATCTAGGTCCCCAGCTATACTTGGTCTTGGATCTTCAGGATCAGGCTGACTCCATCACCCGAACCCACTAGATCCCTTTCTTTCCCGGAATTTTGGAGCTTTTCTCAGCAACTCTGTCAACAGCTTTCACTGAACGCCTGCCACATGCTGGATCTTTTACAATGTGGGTTTAATCTTCTCAAACACCCTTCAGGAGAAAAGGTCCTAACACTGAAAGAATTTATGTCACCTTAGTTCCCTCATCTCCAAGGATAATACCCCAGTCTAGACAGGCATATGGGGCAGGGCAAAGAGAGGCTCTATAGGCAAGGAAAGGCAAACAGAGGGGGAGAACTGGCAGAACCTAAGCTGGACCCAGGCAAGTGATCATATCCAGAAGACCTGGGGAGACAGCTTTGAACAGGGTGATCTGTCATTGGGATGGACAATATCTGGCATactctcagttcccagcacttgtgaCAAGCAGGACCTATTCATCTACCTTGAATTGTACTCTATGCTATCACGAAAAGGCTGGTTTCCTGTTTCTGGCACCAAGGAGGAGAAACACAAGGCCACAACGCAAGAGAGACAGCAGAAGAAGACAGGCAACTGTGTTTTGATATGGTTGTAGACGGCCAGAGCTGTGATGCCTCCAACTGAGAAGGCTAGAGTCACCATTCCCAGACCTGTAGACCTGAAAGCAGAGTTGAGAACTGGTTTAGAAGATTTCTTAGGCTCAGGGGCTGGGTATAGTGAAAGGGGAAGCTACTTAAAATCAGACCCTCTGCTCTTTACCCCGTTCCATCccactgtgtgaccttgaagaACCTAGTTCTTCATTGACTTAAGAGGGGTAGTTATTTCTCCTGGGCTGCCTTCTTGCATATACAGAGTCAAAGAGCTATTAATCATGTATACATCATAATGGTGTATCATCACGTGAGAAAAGGATACAGCCCAGAGGTCAGAAAGATGGGGCTTCTATCACCAGGAGCTCCGTGGGAGAAGAGGCAGAACCTCAGGGTAACCCAAACACATTACAGGCATCTGGTATGGGCtggttagttttgtcaacttggcacagttagagtcatttgggaagagagagcctcggttgagaaaatgtccccatcagattggcctatgggcaagtCTGGGGCCATTTCCTTGACCGAtgatttgatgtgggagggaccagctcactgtgagctgtgccatccctgggaaaggtggtcctgggtgtatAAGAACGCAAACTGAAGAATCCACGAGGAACAAGCATGTAAGCCGCATTCCACCATGGCTTCAGATTCAGTTCCTGTCCCCAGGTTCCTCTCCTGAATTCCCCATGAAGGTGTGCTGTGAGGTGAAGCAAAACCCCCCTTCCCCAGCTGCTTCTGGTCTCAGCAtctaccacagcaatagaaagaactGAGGACCAGGTGCCAGGCAGGGTCTAGAGTCGGACCCCACGGTATGGTCATTATTCTTTGTCAATcggacagaatctagaatcacctgggagactgaCCTCTGAGCATGATTGTAGGGGATCAGGTTACCTGGGCTGGAAAGCCTTCCCTACtatgggcggcaccattcccttggCGGGGATCCTGGACTATGCAAGTGGGGAAAGGGAGCAAGCAGTGGcagggcatgcatgcatgcatcgctgcttcctgactgtgctgTCATGGAGTCAGGTGCTTCGAGCCCCTTCTGCCTGGCCTGCCCCTCCATAAATGATCTGTGTCCTTGAACCAAGAGCCAGGATACACTCCCCTTTCTGTAAGTTACTTTTGCCACGGTTATTGGATCACAGTGACATATAAAGAAACTAAGACATCATCCCTTACAAACGCCAGCTCTGCTACCCGCTGTGCATGACTGACAACAGGGGCCTTTGCTGTCTTTGGCTTTGTCAACTGGAAGAAGGTCGATGATGGACAGCATTAGGGTTTTGTTCTCTGACGAGAGCTAGGTGAGCTAACCCATGCAAACAGTGTTTAACACAGCAATGGTTTTCTGGCAGATGCTCAGTCTTGGCGCTGTCTCACCCCTCCTCCCCTCAGCCCACCACACTCCATACCTGAGGACAGTGGGGAGGAGCTCACCGGTGTAGATGAAGAACACAGTCATACTGGCTGCCACGTTAAACTGTCCAAGAACGAGCATCAAGATTATCGTCGACTTCAGCTCTGAGTGAAGACAGCACGGCCCTGAGTCTTGGGCCACGCTACCTTTGGGGCCTTCCAGCCTTCTCTCAGTCCCTTATCAAAGGCAACTGAATGGCCCACCCTTAGCACTTAGTCACCTAGCCAGCAGAATCAGACATTCAGCCAGAGGAAGGGTTGATCTGCATAGGCCCAGTCAGTCCTGAAGTTACTACCATGGGAGAGTTGAATCGGGCTTGGGGCAGGCCAAACCCTATTTTGGGGAGGtagagtttctcactgaatctggaactgATTCAGTGAGATTAGCTGGGCagcaaaaagagacagaaacctgtctctttctccccaagAACCATGATGGGGAACTTTAGCCAATCATATTTCATTTAGTGTGTGTCCCCCTGGGACcacaaaaaaacagataaaacatccaggtgcgtttgccccttcctcttttgtttcctgtgctcctgaatcactggaaccctggttttgtaagtattcctttcttccatttattaaagctaaatattttatatgaagctggtctggttaattcttaCTACCAATCGACACTTAGGGAAGCATGCATTGCAGCCCCAAGTAGACAATGGCCATTGGTGGGTCACCACAGCTCTGTGCACTCTGGCCCCACAGACTGACCTGAGATCACAGCCCAGGGATCTTTGAGATGGTGGCAATAATACTAGACACCAGGAGCCAGGGTAAAGGGCCCCTGGGATAGCCCTCTGAGCAAGAATATTGGCACGGGTCCAGTATGCCACCATCCCGATGTTCCATGAATAGATTATCCTAGACAGCATAAGTAACCGGGAATGCTTGCCTATCAAAGGCTGCATATGGGAGGCACGGCCTGGGGCGTGAGTTCAAAGAAGACTCTGCCATCATCTACTCTCATTTACCCACTAGATCTACTTCCAGTGTGGACTGGAATGGAGTCCCAGAGACTGCCTGTCCTCACATACAAGGATAACTACTTTGGGAATAGCCGGAGTTCCTCTCTCAAGACTCTGAATGTGGATCCATGCTGTCTTGGGGGCTGGGGCTTCCTTGGGGAAGGGAAATGATACATGCAGGAAGCCACCTCTGGTATGCTTTCTAGCCAGCCAAGATAAGAGACACTAGGAAGCCCCAGAAGAGAGCAGACTGGAGGCAGCCTTCCTGGCAGGTTGTACcttgagggaggaaaaggaggaataaACACGAGATGGTAGCCAGAATGAGGCTCACGAACAGGCCACATTTTCTCCCCAAATTCTCCAGTAGAATGATGCAAGACAGGTGGGCTGGCACCTCTAGAATGCCTGGGATTATTTGTCTGAGGTAGGTCTCTATCCTACAATCCTTCAGCTTGAGGTTCAGTGTGAAATAGACGTAACTGATGGAAAACCTGGAACAGAACAACCAAAAAGCAAGGGAgatggaaaggaggaggaggttaGAGAGATGGGAGGAACCGCGAGGGATAAAgggaagagaatggagaaagaagtgggggaaagaaaggggaagaggaagagaggaagaaggaggggagggaggattaAGTGTAGGAGGAAAGGAACGGAGGCAGAGAAAAGACGTGTGTGGTAGGAATGACAGAGGTTGGCCCTCGGCCTGACCATCCTCCATGCCAttcctgagtttgaagccagccctaGCCACTCACCACACACAGGCCATGGTCAAGACCACCTTGAAAAGGTGCTGATTGCTATAGAAGTCCAGGATAGAgaccttcttcaccttctttgccGGTAGCTGCAGCTACAAGACAACAAGACCAGCCAATGGCAGACGGGACCCCAGGTTGCTCTCTGCCCACAAACACCAGGCAaggcctgcccctcccccagtgctggccACTCTCTGGCCTTGGCAAGCAGGGCTCAGGTGTGTTGCCATCATTCTGAAGCAGTAGACTAAGATCCCATGAGAGGACGAGGAAAGAGGCCTTCCCACAGTCTGCAGTCCCGTTCGCACTCCTGGCCCAAGGCTTCTTACCTCGTTCAGTAGACTTAAAGGGATGGTCTTCTTGTTCACCTCAGCTGCATAACACAGAACCTTTTTGGCCTCGTCCACCTTCCCTTTGACCATCAGCCACCGTGGGGATTCTCGGACAACCCTGTGTGACCACCTCTCTCTTACTTCACAATTCCAGGATGCCCCAACTCCAGCTGAGATGCCTCAGCTGTGGCCATCTGTATCAGCTGTGACCAAGGAACCTTTAGGCTACCACCAACCTCAAGATGCCTTCTGCTCCTTGGTGGCAGCCAACCCTTCTTACAAGCCTCCACAAACCCCACTGCTTAGTGATAACAGTCAGTCTCTTGATCCCTTTGCCCTGTGGTCTCTTTAACTACCCCAATCACCTCCCAGTTCTGCtttccaagttcaaggtcatgcctGAGCATCATCCTCCACGCCCACTCTCTGAGAACTATAGTGTAGCTAATCCATGCCAGGCTTGACACGACCACCACCACGATGAAGCAAAATGGCTAGGGTGACCTACAGCAAGCACTCCTTGGCCCAGGGTTGCGGCAACAAAATGAAAAGAGCTGACGACACCAGCTCACTCTGCAGCTGGCAGAGAGGCAGCTGAACGGTCCAgtatcccctcccttctacccactgCTCTATAGCAGCGGTAGCTCAGAAGGTAAAAACCTGGCTGAGGGGTGGGATACTTGGTGATAAGGCTGCCTGTggctgcctgtgtgcatgcacagaatGTCAGTAAGCTTATGCACTTGCCAAACTGGGCTTGATAAACCTTTCTTCGGTCTGCTGGACTTTTCATTACTAGGGATGAATAAATGTGTCTTTTACACCTCTCTAGGAAAAGTACACACTAAGTGGTGCTTGCACAACAGGGACCTGGCAGTAAAATGATGggagatgggcatggtggcatactccTACacacccagcatttgggagactgagatgGAGGAACGTTGCAAACttggggtcagcctggactacgtaAGAGTAGTAGGCTAGCCAAGACTACAAAGTACGACGCGAATTACAAAAAGCAACCAGATATAggatgtgagaaaaaaataaattttcaataaaaggagagTCCGACAGATAATGACAACCAAACAGTCAAGGTCTAGAAatgattcagaggttaagagtacatacCGCTCTGCACCCATGTCAGGCGGCTCACAATCACATGGAACTCCGTCCCCAGGGGAACTGGcacctctgtctgtcttctgcaggTATGTGCACACGCTTACAtacaatatttttgttgttgttgttttacagaAAGCagcaaagatggctcagagtgAAACTTCCATGGAAGGAATCCTGAGCTGGCCATCTTGCTCCATGTGGTATGGGCTGGCATTCCTTCCTTGATGAATATGGTTTACCACACGCACACAGGGATGCCTCCCACAAGGCTAGCGGACTAGAAAAGAGCTTGTGATCCCTGACAGTGGCAGTATATAGCAGAGCTGTCAGAACACTGCAGAGGCGGTTGCATGGCCGTTGCTGTGGGTCACAGGACATGCAACCGAAGCTAAGCTGACTGCCCAGAGGGAACCTGTCCACAGCAAACAGAGAAGCTGCAAAGGGCAGACAATGACTATGATTTGGCAGGAAAACTAGACaagagggaagacagagggaCATGCTGGCTGGGCATTAtgctgtcattattttatttattggggtAGCATAAGGGGAAAATTAGAAATTACATCTTTGCAGAAAAGCCTCTCCTGGGAGTCAAAGGCTTCAAACTCAAGGGAAGGTTtgggaaatgaagagaaagagcaCAAGGTGGAAGTGACAGGAGATATCTCTGTAAGATAGCTCCAACCTTTAATACAGAGGGGTAGGCCACTGCTCTGTCCAGGGAGGTCTCTGAAGTCTCATAAACCATACAGGCTATTACCTCTGCA
This genomic interval carries:
- the Slc22a14 gene encoding solute carrier family 22 member 14, encoding MEEEQNSESEFGPQDSRTTHQHEISLPSHSWSLEMLLRKLKAIELKRDDKLASVLDAVGEFGTFQWRLMAITFIPYILLSFFMFSDSFVLTAQKPYCNTSWILKVGPNLSVAEQLNLTLPRAPNGSFMTCLMYIPVPWDLDSIIHFGLNYTETCRHGWIYPYAEKRSLINEFDLVCGNEPNKENMQTVFLAGILTGSLFFGFLSDTIGRYPVFLMSMAGLLFFGFGTAFVKSFNQYLFFRFTAAQASVGYVISCVTLVMEWLVGEHRAHAIILQHSFLAFGIIFLSGVATKVFHWRLVFLLAGAPLFPIVSNIWVVRESPRWLMVKGKVDEAKKVLCYAAEVNKKTIPLSLLNELQLPAKKVKKVSILDFYSNQHLFKVVLTMACVWFSISYVYFTLNLKLKDCRIETYLRQIIPGILEVPAHLSCIILLENLGRKCGLFVSLILATISCLFLLFLPQELKSTIILMLVLGQFNVAASMTVFFIYTGELLPTVLRSTGLGMVTLAFSVGGITALAVYNHIKTQLPVFFCCLSCVVALCFSSLVPETGNQPFRDSIEYNSRESIDSKRKSQEVTAMMLSEESMSYIAVDEVEKNTFLNAVPLKPEASWFSYTYLKEPSNVVDKVAKNTFLSAMPLKSEARGFSHTDLKEPRNAVDEVAKNTFLTATPLKSKASGFSHIDLKEPRNAVDEVAKNTFLTATPLKSKARGFSHTDLKEPRNAVDEVAKNTFLNTIPLKSEASGFSDTNLKELSNGEEPSPDP